In the Natronobacterium texcoconense genome, one interval contains:
- a CDS encoding class I SAM-dependent methyltransferase yields the protein MTVDAPPGPIAPVSRPKRVARDWYDSLSDWYDLVADPFEAPARRTGLQLLDPEPGERVLDVGCGTGTALVLLARAVGETGTAVGIDLAPGMCRVSRNALADAGLDPGVVIVGDGATLPFPDDAFDALFASFVLELFDTPDLLPVLEEWRRVLDPDGRLCVVALSRRPSPVTELYERFHERFPMFVDCRPIYVRETLLEAGFRIVDGRTERVWRLPVEVVLVRPASSRS from the coding sequence GTGACTGTCGACGCACCACCGGGACCGATCGCCCCCGTTTCGAGACCGAAGAGAGTCGCTCGAGACTGGTACGACTCCCTGAGCGACTGGTACGATCTCGTCGCCGATCCGTTCGAGGCTCCGGCGCGGCGAACGGGACTGCAGTTGCTCGATCCCGAACCCGGCGAACGCGTCCTCGACGTCGGCTGTGGAACCGGCACGGCGCTCGTCCTGCTCGCTCGAGCCGTGGGTGAGACGGGAACCGCCGTCGGGATCGACCTCGCACCGGGCATGTGTCGCGTCTCGCGAAACGCGCTCGCCGACGCCGGACTCGATCCCGGCGTCGTAATCGTGGGCGACGGGGCGACACTGCCGTTCCCCGACGACGCCTTCGACGCGCTGTTCGCGAGTTTCGTCCTCGAACTGTTCGACACGCCGGACCTCCTGCCCGTCCTCGAGGAGTGGCGACGCGTACTCGATCCGGACGGACGGCTCTGCGTCGTGGCGCTGTCTCGTCGTCCCAGCCCAGTAACCGAACTCTACGAGCGATTTCACGAGCGGTTTCCGATGTTCGTTGACTGCCGTCCGATCTACGTCAGAGAGACGTTACTCGAGGCCGGGTTTCGGATCGTCGACGGCCGAACGGAACGGGTCTGGCGGTTACCGGTCGAGGTCGTCCTGGTTCGGCCTGCGTCGTCGCGGTCGTAA
- a CDS encoding universal stress protein, producing the protein MPQHVLVPVDGSDHGFAGLEYSLASFPDAELTALYVVDPSHDHEATAGGESPSTERAREHGERILEQAADRADEFGHESAFETLLRTGTPHTEILTVAADDDRGIDHVVLGSHGESPITRPFLGHVSEAVVRRGPVSTTVVPESTTAIRERELPGKVLVPVDGSEQADAALEYALAQFPDADYVAFHALSLPFDRPRSDVEGTYLEKVVTAHERRGEEILESARELASEHDATIETVTSDEKPSTAIVEYAETEDVDQIVMGSHGRSIATRLFTGSVAERVSRRSPRTVTLVRGRPGAD; encoded by the coding sequence ATGCCACAGCACGTTCTCGTTCCTGTCGACGGCTCGGACCACGGATTCGCCGGCCTCGAGTACAGCCTCGCGTCGTTTCCCGACGCCGAACTGACCGCACTCTACGTCGTCGACCCCAGCCACGACCACGAAGCGACCGCCGGAGGCGAATCTCCGTCGACGGAACGGGCCCGCGAACACGGCGAACGGATCCTCGAGCAGGCGGCCGACCGTGCCGACGAGTTCGGTCACGAGTCCGCTTTCGAGACGCTGCTCCGAACCGGCACGCCACACACGGAGATCCTGACTGTCGCGGCCGACGACGACCGCGGGATCGACCACGTCGTCCTCGGCAGTCACGGCGAGTCCCCGATCACGCGGCCCTTCCTCGGTCACGTTAGCGAGGCCGTCGTCCGCCGCGGCCCGGTCTCGACGACGGTCGTCCCCGAATCGACGACGGCGATCCGGGAGCGCGAACTACCCGGGAAAGTCCTCGTTCCAGTCGACGGCTCCGAGCAGGCCGACGCGGCGCTCGAGTACGCGCTCGCGCAGTTCCCCGACGCGGACTACGTCGCCTTCCACGCGCTGTCGTTGCCCTTCGATCGGCCGCGTTCCGACGTCGAAGGAACGTATCTCGAGAAGGTCGTGACGGCTCACGAGCGACGGGGCGAGGAGATTCTCGAATCGGCGAGGGAACTGGCCAGCGAGCACGACGCGACGATCGAGACGGTGACCAGTGACGAGAAACCGTCTACAGCCATCGTCGAGTACGCCGAGACGGAGGACGTCGACCAGATCGTCATGGGGAGCCACGGCCGCTCGATCGCGACACGGCTCTTTACGGGATCGGTCGCGGAACGGGTCTCCCGTCGGTCCCCGCGGACGGTAACGCTGGTCCGGGGGCGTCCTGGTGCGGACTGA